The following DNA comes from Podarcis raffonei isolate rPodRaf1 chromosome 10, rPodRaf1.pri, whole genome shotgun sequence.
TATGGAGATGCTTCATCACATCCCTCCAGCAGACACCCTTCCGTAGGGAGTGCCCGTCTTCCTTCAGTAGGCGAAGAGTCAACTCATCCCTTGCTTGTAGCAGAGGAGCAAGTAAGTGATTTGGGATTTGACTACACAGTTGTCATATCCCAGTCTTAATTCTCTTCCGCTTTCTCATGATTGCTGTGATAGTATAAATCTCTATTGAAATTGTTGCCAGTCTTGTTCTCTATGGTAGAAGTGCTCTGAAGCAGGTTTCTGGACTGAGTTCATGTTGCCTTGTACCTACCCCTTTGGGATATGACCGAAAAATGTGTTCATAAGGAAAAATGGAGTTGGACAATGTGTGAAGTAGCCATGTGACCCCACAGCTGACACGCTATTCTGTCTTTTGCAGGTCCATACATATGTGAATACAACAGGTGTAcaggaggaaagaaaaaacagGCCAAGTGTGCGTACACCTCTGGAGCGAAGGGTTTCTAATGCAGAGACAAGCAAGGCAAGGGAAGATGAAACTTGTCCAGATGACAGAGATGCCCAGGTTGTACTGGAACCTGAAGGAGTCAAATTTGTTTTGGGTCCAACGCCTGTCCAGAGGCAGttaatggaaaaagaaaaaactgaATCCAGTGGGAACAGTACTCAAGGTGGTGGAAACAGTACTGAAACTAGTGCCAACAGTACTCAAGCTAGCGCGAGTAGTAACAGTGAATGGGACACTGGGTACGACAGTGACGAACGCAAAGAAGTTTCCTCTGGTAACAAAATAGCGTATGAAAATGTAAATAGGTTGTCTATCCCTGGTGCCCCAGGACTCAGGAGAGGTCGTCTGATATCATCCAGTACCTCTGATACCCAGAATATCAACAATTCAGCTCAgaggagaactgcattgctaaATTATGAAAACCTGCCATCTTTGCCTCcagtttgggaagcccacaagctaaGTAAAGAGGAGGATGACAGTTTAGGACCAAAGACACCGTCTCTGAATGGCTATCACAATAATTTAGACCCCATGCATAATTATGTCAATACAGAGAATGTGACGGTGCCATCAAGCGCTCACAAAGTGGAATATGCAAGACGCCGGGACTGTACTCCAACAGTCTTTAACTTTGATATTAGGCGACCAAGTTCAGAACACAGGCAGCTCAATTATATACAGGTTGATTTGGAAGGTGGCAGTGACTCTGACAACCCTCAGACTCCAAAAACTCCTACCACGCCACTTCCACAGACTCCAACCAGGCGCACAGAGCTGTATGCTGTGATAGACATTGAAAGAACAGCTGCTATGTCAAGCTTGCAGAAAGCACTGCCACGTGACGACGGTACTTCTAGGAAAACTAGACATAATAGTACTGACCTGCCTATGTGAGCCTGGAAAGCATTAGTTAAATCATTTGCACCtttttgaagtttttttttaaaatgaatgctctgttttgatttttaaatgctaCACCACATGTTATAGATTGATAGATTTTTTCTGAATGCTTCATGTCATGTGCTTATTTAAagggaatttaagatagaaagagTATTGAATAACACTGTTTCATTTTACAATGGTAGTTAACAGCTTTCAGACAGTGTTGCCATCTTCTTATAGTGCCTATTGCATTGGCTGAAAGTTGGATAACATGCCAGTTCTGGCAGACTTGGCCATGTGCCTAAAGTCACTGAAGGCATTATGACACCTTTTTTAATGCCTCCTGAAACTTCGTATTAACAAGCAGGTCAGTATTTTCTCTCATAGCATAGGCCCGTAGATTCACATATTCCAGTTGAATTTATGGCATCATGTGGCATCAACGAGAGAGATTCTGGTCAGTTTGGGTTGAGCCATAACAGGGTACAAATTCCTTTTATCTAGCATGTGTGGGCTTAATGATGGTCTGGCACATAAATCAGTGCTTAGTTGATGGGAGAGGATGACAGGCAGCTGTCATCCTCTAAAGCCCTTCTAGTAGGAGCAGCTTGTGACGGTCCTGCACTGTGTAAGTCTATTAATAAAGTCAATTACTAAATTTGAAATTTTAATACTGAGTAGAGTGCCATTACTTACGAGTGGCTGACTTGGGAGGGATGAAATCAGCAGTTTCATAAATATATTAGAGTATCATTTAGCACTTGGTTTCAGTCCTTGAAATAATGACCAGATGCACTTTAAAACCACTGACCATAAATCCAGCAggtagtaattttttaaaaatgctgttttgtcACAGATTCATTTGCACTTCAGAAAGACACTGTGTTGCAGTtcaaggttttggttttttgctttttgctttgtcAAATCAAAAGTAGCAGTGACTAATCTGAAGAAAGTGTACCATTTAGCAGGGAAGTAAGATAAACTTACACTTTTTTGTGTGTAAAGGTGGCATAAAGAATATGGTATGGTACTGTATTGATAAAGAGCTATAAATTGTTTTTGGCCAGGATGCAGTGGATGGCATTCCTGACTTTACTTACTGCTGGAGCCCTCTTTGTCCCAttatgccccccaccccacaaagggCTGCTCCCAGAATTCTATTGAGAGCAACATCCCATGCAGCTGAAAGAAAAAAATCAGCAACCGTTCCATGTAGATGCAGAATCACTATCTGCTGCGGTTGCACAGAGCTCTTTGGATTCCAACTTAGATTTGTTTCTTCAGACCATCCTGAGAAAAGAGCTTCGGGATTGACTTGCCACTGTCGCATGCGAGAGTGGGTTCTCTTTACGTCAGTGTTCCCTTTCATCACAATCTGAAATTGGCCTTGGCTTAGATATCCACTACAGACTTCCAAGTGGCAGCTTCAGGTTTTTCCTGTACAGTTGTACAGATATTTGTGAAGTAATTCGCAATTACATTTAATGTATGGTCAGACCTTTCCATTTTGTAAAATGTCTTTGCTCTTTCTTGCTTTTCATTTTGCGTCGCCATCTCTCCTGTACAGCCTTTAAGTTGCATACTATTAATTCTGTACATAGCTCTTGTTCATTGTATTTTATATGTTGCCTTTTGTTCAATTTCCATGTTGTCATGGGAAAGCTTTTGGGGAGGCCCACGTATAATATTGTCCCTTGTCAGAAAGGCCTTCTTTACTTGCACAAATGGAATGGTGCATTATAGATGTTTGAGTACAAACAGTTCCCTGGCACCTTAGAGAGGGGCGTATAGGAGATGTGAGCATGTATTGGCTTCTTCCAGATAACATTTGCAGGTCAATGTAGCAGTCAGAATGCTGGGCTTGACTATATCCTATGCTTTACCAAAACAAGCCGGTAAAGTGGTTGTACAAGTAATAGTTTGCTTGAGTTGGataagggccacagctcagtagtagaacacatgctttgcttgcagaaggtgccaggttcaatccctaacatTTCCAGATAggtcttgtctgaaaccctgcataGCTGCTCCAGTTCGTGCtgtcagtgctgagctagatggaccaataatgTGActtttggtataaggcagcttcctatgttcctgtctgCATCTGGGTTCTGTGAAACAGAGACCCCAGTCCTAAACATCTGCAATGGGGTATCTGCCTAGGATTCTAAGCATGAAATCCTTTCTGTGCTGCCATAATGTGCTTTTTGTGATATGGTTCTGTTATTGACATCAGTGTGTTGCCAGCAGAGCAAGTCTTTGAATGGAGGAGCTACTGAATATGTAGAGAATATCTGGAAGTAATATCTCTGGATATATAAATGTAACCCTTTTTGTTTGCTAGTTTAACTATCACTGAATATTCCCGGTATATCTGGCATCTGCTGATCTTCCCTGGTAAATTTATCCAGTCATTCCTCAGTTTCACAGTAAAAGAAGCTTGCAAAGCAACATCACAGCAACACAGAATAGCTGAGCCTGCAATTGCAAAGGAAAAAACAGCTGTTAAAAACTGGTGTGATACCATGGAGAGATCTAACAATTTCAAGACATTTTAAAGGCTCCTAGGGGCAGGGGTGGGATTCTGGTGTGTTTTCCTCACCAGAAAAAGAATTCCAGAAATtatgtaaaaaaaggaaatatatatatatatatatataagcatacTATCTTATCAAACATAAActttccttctttaaaaacacaaaatgtagTATGTTTTAGAACATATTGGTACTGTTTAGTTTATTTATGAAATTTAAAGTTATaaacatctttattttatttaaacaataATTGCAAATCTATCCAGGGTTAGGATGCAGCAGTTTAAAATTCCATGTCGAAGGTACCTTGCCAATGTTCACttggaaaaataaggaaaaaatgaaatgaaatacagtaTTGAAGCGATCAATATTGTAGTAAACAAAGGAAAGC
Coding sequences within:
- the FRS2 gene encoding fibroblast growth factor receptor substrate 2 isoform X2, whose product is MATIPISSHLKVVEDAKLDQNNPKLPTALVLFADDGIFAFKCARAEELFNMLQEIMQNNSINVVEEPVVERNPHQTDMDVPRTPRTPTTPGLSGQSLPNGYPRYPSYGDASSHPSSRHPSVGSARLPSVGEESTHPLLVAEEQVHTYVNTTGVQEERKNRPSVRTPLERRVSNAETSKAREDETCPDDRDAQVVLEPEGVKFVLGPTPVQRQLMEKEKTESSGNSTQGGGNSTETSANSTQASASSNSEWDTGYDSDERKEVSSGNKIAYENVNRLSIPGAPGLRRGRLISSSTSDTQNINNSAQRRTALLNYENLPSLPPVWEAHKLSKEEDDSLGPKTPSLNGYHNNLDPMHNYVNTENVTVPSSAHKVEYARRRDCTPTVFNFDIRRPSSEHRQLNYIQVDLEGGSDSDNPQTPKTPTTPLPQTPTRRTELYAVIDIERTAAMSSLQKALPRDDGTSRKTRHNSTDLPM
- the FRS2 gene encoding fibroblast growth factor receptor substrate 2 isoform X1; translation: MGSCCSCPDKEAVPDNHRNKFKVINVDDDGNELGSGIMELTDTELILYTRKRDSVKWHYLCLRRYGYDSNLFSFESGRRCQTGPGIFAFKCARAEELFNMLQEIMQNNSINVVEEPVVERNPHQTDMDVPRTPRTPTTPGLSGQSLPNGYPRYPSYGDASSHPSSRHPSVGSARLPSVGEESTHPLLVAEEQVHTYVNTTGVQEERKNRPSVRTPLERRVSNAETSKAREDETCPDDRDAQVVLEPEGVKFVLGPTPVQRQLMEKEKTESSGNSTQGGGNSTETSANSTQASASSNSEWDTGYDSDERKEVSSGNKIAYENVNRLSIPGAPGLRRGRLISSSTSDTQNINNSAQRRTALLNYENLPSLPPVWEAHKLSKEEDDSLGPKTPSLNGYHNNLDPMHNYVNTENVTVPSSAHKVEYARRRDCTPTVFNFDIRRPSSEHRQLNYIQVDLEGGSDSDNPQTPKTPTTPLPQTPTRRTELYAVIDIERTAAMSSLQKALPRDDGTSRKTRHNSTDLPM